In Drosophila santomea strain STO CAGO 1482 chromosome 3L, Prin_Dsan_1.1, whole genome shotgun sequence, a single window of DNA contains:
- the LOC120450606 gene encoding serine/threonine-protein kinase mig-15 isoform X9: MAHQQQQQLAPSVNCSLDDIDLTALKDPAGIFELIEVVGNGTYGQVYKGRHTKTGQLAAIKVMDVTEDEEEEIKLEINVLKKYSNHRNIATYYGAFIKKSPPGKDDQLWLVMEYCGAGSVTDLVKSTKGQSLKEEWIAYICREILRGLSYLHSNKVIHRDIKGQNVLLTDNAEVKLVDFGVSAQLDRTIGRRNTFIGTPYWMAPEVIACDENPDATYDNRSDLWSLGITALEMAESQPPLCDLHPMRALFLIPRNSPPRLKSKKWSKKFHGFIDTVLVKDYHQRPYTENLLKHGFIKDQPTDRQVRIQLKDHIDRCKKRKQEKEREDYRYSGSDNDDDEPQLAGEHSSIVQAPGGDTLRRNFQQIQEGRLAAEQQQQHHLMAQAQAQAAAAHAAAQAQAQLQQQQQQAAAAAAAAAHAAQQAQQAAQQQAQAQQPQANRQPKPPSRQQVEEPGPPARPPQRLIVVPDPPHANRPLPPTPKCGEPAGQTPQQQQRNSQNNFKPSLPPRRPEDHLDVLAAQLSELGVVFSQQPQPQTAAGGQGSQQQAQPEAPPRNNRQSSGLSSSGGSASGGGGGSSKPAAALPQQSNNHLGQPVNPLDPLDSSDSDSEPDEPNDRARNDGTLLASDPPKPLPGLGPVSEDASTTTPLSHGSGGPPNRPLPPTPDDDDQAGDRTLIMKRNRGGGGGGGGGGSSGVGADGTGLGTPGTRTSSVLPDLLSQASPATPPRHDKSSSEEKQRSFLTFGFGAGGSGPSRRESHVNVNVTPTSHEAANDTPEIRKYKKRFNSEILCAALWGVNLLIGTENGLMLLDRSGQGKVYQLISRRRFQQMEVLEGQNILVTISGKKNRVRVYYLSWLKSKILRTDGLSDQVERRNGWINVGDLQGAVHFKIVKYERIKFLVIALKDSIEIYAWAPKPYHKFMAFKNFGELEHRPLLVDLTIEDQSRLKVIYGSAEGFHAVDLDSAEVYDIYLPKHTQGAIIPHCIVALPNSNGMQLLLCYDNEGVYVNTVGRVSKNIVLQWGEMPTSVAYIGTGQIMGWGNKAIEIRSVESGHLDGVFMHKKAQRLKFLCERNDKVFFSSAKGASSCQIYFMTLNKPGMANW, translated from the exons ATGgcgcaccagcagcaacaacaactggctCCATCGGTCAACTGTTCACTGGACGATATCGATCTGACGGCCCTAAAA GATCCAGCTGGCATCTTTGAACTCATCGAAGTTGTGGGCAATGGCACCTACGGTCAGGTCTACAAG GGCCGTCACACGAAGACTGGTCAATTGGCTGCCATAAAGGTGATGGACGTCACCGAGGACGAAGAGGAGGAGATCAAGCTGGAGATTAATGTGCTAAAGAAATACTCGAATCACCGCAACATTGCCACCTACTACGGTGCCTTTATTAAGAAGTCACCGCCTGGGAAGGACGATCAGCTATGGCTGGTGATGGAGTACTGTGGTGCTGGATCGGTGACGGATCTGGTCAAGTCCACCAAGGGTCAGAGCCTGAAGGAGGAGTGGATCGCGTACATCTGCCGCGAGATCCTGCGGGGCCTGAGCTACCTGCACTCGAACAAAGTCATTCATCGCGACATCAAGGGGCAGAATGTGCTCCTCACCGACAATGCCGAGGTGAAGCTGGTGGATTTTGGTGTGTCCGCTCAGCTGGATCGCACGATAGGCCGGCGCAACACATTCATCG GTACTCCCTACTGGATGGCCCCCGAGGTCATTGCCTGCGACGAGAATCCCGACGCCACGTACGACAATCGCTCCGATCTGTGGTCGCTGGGCATCACCGCCCTGGAGATGGCTGAGTCACAGCCCCCGCTCTGCGATCTGCATCCGATGCGCGCCCTCTTCCTGATTCCGCGCAACTCGCCACCCAGACTCAAATCGAAGAAGTGGTCCAAGAAGTTTCACGGCTTTATTGACACGGTGCTAG TTAAGGACTATCACCAGCGGCCTTACACCGAGAACCTGCTGAAGCACGGCTTCATCAAGGACCAGCCCACAGATCGCCAGGTGCGCATCCAGCTGAAGGACCACATCGATCGCTGCAAGAAGCGcaagcaggagaaggagcgcGAGGACTATCGCTACTCGGGCTccgacaacgacgacgacgaacCGCAGCTGGCCGGTGAGCACAGCTCCATTGTCCAGGCACCAGGCGGCGATACGTTGCGCCGCAACTTCCAGCAGATCCAGGAGGGTCGCCTGGCcgccgagcagcagcagcagcatcacctGATGGCCCAGGCGCAGGCCCAGGCGGCTGCCGCCCATGCCGCTGCCCAGGCACAGGCGcaactccagcagcagcaacagcaggctgcggcggcggcagcagcggcggcccATGCAGCACAACAGGCTCAGCAGGCCGcccagcagcaggcgcaggcCCAGCAGCCCCAGGCCAATCGGCAGCCAAAACCGCCATCG cgCCAGCAGGTTGAGGAGCCGGGTCCGCCGGCACGGCCGCCACAGCGCCTGATCGTGGTGCCGGATCCGCCGCACGCCAATCGGCCATTGCCACCGACCCCCAAGTGCGGCGAGCCGGCGGGACAGacgccgcagcaacagcagcgcaaCTCGCAGAATAACTTCAAGCCATCG ttaCCACCAAGGAGACCTGAG GATCATTTGGATGTGTTAGCAGCACAATTAAGTGAATTGGGCGTGGTCTTCTCCCAACAGCCACAGCCGCAGACGGCCGCCGGTGGCCAGGGATcccagcagcaggcgcagccGGAGGCGCCGCCTCGCAACAATCGCCAGTCAAGCGGTCTATCCTCCTCCGGGGGATCGGCATccggaggcggcggcggctcaTCCAAGCCGGCCGCCGCACTGCCGCAGCAGTCGAACAATCATCTTGGCCAGCCGGTGAATCCACTGGATCCCTTGGACAGCAGCGATTCGGACAGCGAACCGGATGAGCCCAACGATCGGGCCAGGAACGATGGTACTTTACTGGCCAGTGATCCGCCCAAGCCACT GCCCGGCTTGGGACCCGTCTCCGAGGACGCCAGCACGACAACGCCCTTGAGTCACGGCAGCGGTGGACCGCCCAACCGCCCACTGCCCCCCACGCCCGACGACGACGATCAGGCCGGCGATCGGACTTTGATCATGAAGCGC AATcgaggaggcggcggcggcggaggaggcggtggcagCAGCGGCGTGGGCGCCGATGGTACTGGATTGGGAACTCCTGGGACAAGGACCAGCAGTGTCCTGCCGGATCTACTCAGCCAGGCGTCGCCGGCAACGCCACCGCGCCATGATAAATCATCCAGTGAGGAG AAGCAGCGCAGTTTCCTGACCTTCGGCTTCGGGGCCGGCGGCTCTGGTCCCTCGCGACGGGAGTCGCACGTCAATGTCAATGTAACGCCCACCTCCCACGAGGCGGCCAACGATACGCCCGAGATCCGTAAGTATAAGAAGCGCTTCAACTCGGAGATCCTGTGCGCAGCGCTGTGGGGCGTCAACCTGCTGATTGGAACGGAGAATGGCTTAATGCTGCTAGATCGATCCGGTCAGGGCAAG GTGTACCAGCTCATCTCGCGACGCCGTTTCCAGCAAATGGAGGTGCTAGAGGGCCAGAACATATTGGTCACCATATCCGGCAAGAAGAACCGAGTGCGCGTCTACTACTTGTCCTGGCTAAAGTCAAAGATCTTGCGCACCGACGGACTCTCCGAT CAAGTGGAGCGTCGGAACGGTTGGATAAACGTGGGTGATCTGCAAGGTGCTGTACATTTTAAGATTGTCAAATACGAGAGGATTAAGTTCCTAGTGATTGCATTAAAAGACTctattgaaatttatgcatgGGCTCCCAAACCATATCacaaatttatggcatttaaG AATTTTGGTGAACTGGAACATCGCCCGCTTTTGGTCGATCTCACCATTGAGGATCAGTCGAGACTGAAGGTGATCTATGGCTCCGCCGAGGGTTTCCATGCGGTTGATTTAGACTCAGCTGAAGTATACGATATCTATCTTCCCAAGCAT ACTCAGGGTGCAATCATTCCGCATTGTATTGTGGCGCTTCCCAACTCAAATGGCATGCAATTGCTGCTTTGCTACGACAATGAGGGCGTCTATGTGAACACAGTGGGCCGGGTTTCCAAGAACATTGTACTGCAG TGGGGCGAGATGCCCACCTCGGTGGCCTACATTGGCACTGGACAAATCATGGGCTGGGGCAATAAAGCAATAGAG ATACGTTCCGTCGAGAGCGGCCATTTGGATGGTGTGTTCATGCACAAAAAGGCGCAGCGCTTGAAATTCCTTTGCGAGCGAAACGACAAAGTATTCTTCAGCAGTGCCAAAGGTGCTTCATCGTGTCAAATCTACTTTATGACGCTCAACAAGCCGGGCATGGCCAATTGGTAA
- the LOC120450606 gene encoding serine/threonine-protein kinase mig-15 isoform X7: MAHQQQQQLAPSVNCSLDDIDLTALKDPAGIFELIEVVGNGTYGQVYKGRHTKTGQLAAIKVMDVTEDEEEEIKLEINVLKKYSNHRNIATYYGAFIKKSPPGKDDQLWLVMEYCGAGSVTDLVKSTKGQSLKEEWIAYICREILRGLSYLHSNKVIHRDIKGQNVLLTDNAEVKLVDFGVSAQLDRTIGRRNTFIGTPYWMAPEVIACDENPDATYDNRSDLWSLGITALEMAESQPPLCDLHPMRALFLIPRNSPPRLKSKKWSKKFHGFIDTVLVKDYHQRPYTENLLKHGFIKDQPTDRQVRIQLKDHIDRCKKRKQEKEREDYRYSGSDNDDDEPQLAGEHSSIVQAPGGDTLRRNFQQIQEGRLAAEQQQQHHLMAQAQAQAAAAHAAAQAQAQLQQQQQQAAAAAAAAAHAAQQAQQAAQQQAQAQQPQANRQPKPPSRQQVEEPGPPARPPQRLIVVPDPPHANRPLPPTPKCGEPAGQTPQQQQRNSQNNFKPSLPPRRPEDHLDVLAAQLSELGVVFSQQPQPQTAAGGQGSQQQAQPEAPPRNNRQSSGLSSSGGSASGGGGGSSKPAAALPQQSNNHLGQPVNPLDPLDSSDSDSEPDEPNDRARNDGTLLASDPPKPLPGLGPVSEDASTTTPLSHGSGGPPNRPLPPTPDDDDQAGDRTLIMKRNRGGGGGGGGGGSSGVGADGTGLGTPGTRTSSVLPDLLSQASPATPPRHDKSSSEEYQAAISSSVHSTPSKSFIASSGSGGGGLGLGGGTVVGGVIISSNHSPQSTISLASSSSNSRQNSPKNSISKTRSSSSITNLLHKSASSSSANLHHLTPCSSTSSASISNPLPPHAYALQQKQRSFLTFGFGAGGSGPSRRESHVNVNVTPTSHEAANDTPEIRKYKKRFNSEILCAALWGVNLLIGTENGLMLLDRSGQGKVYQLISRRRFQQMEVLEGQNILVTISGKKNRVRVYYLSWLKSKILRTDGLSDQVERRNGWINVGDLQGAVHFKIVKYERIKFLVIALKDSIEIYAWAPKPYHKFMAFKNFGELEHRPLLVDLTIEDQSRLKVIYGSAEGFHAVDLDSAEVYDIYLPKHTQGAIIPHCIVALPNSNGMQLLLCYDNEGVYVNTVGRVSKNIVLQWGEMPTSVAYIGTGQIMGWGNKAIEIRSVESGHLDGVFMHKKAQRLKFLCERNDKVFFSSAKGASSCQIYFMTLNKPGMANW; the protein is encoded by the exons ATGgcgcaccagcagcaacaacaactggctCCATCGGTCAACTGTTCACTGGACGATATCGATCTGACGGCCCTAAAA GATCCAGCTGGCATCTTTGAACTCATCGAAGTTGTGGGCAATGGCACCTACGGTCAGGTCTACAAG GGCCGTCACACGAAGACTGGTCAATTGGCTGCCATAAAGGTGATGGACGTCACCGAGGACGAAGAGGAGGAGATCAAGCTGGAGATTAATGTGCTAAAGAAATACTCGAATCACCGCAACATTGCCACCTACTACGGTGCCTTTATTAAGAAGTCACCGCCTGGGAAGGACGATCAGCTATGGCTGGTGATGGAGTACTGTGGTGCTGGATCGGTGACGGATCTGGTCAAGTCCACCAAGGGTCAGAGCCTGAAGGAGGAGTGGATCGCGTACATCTGCCGCGAGATCCTGCGGGGCCTGAGCTACCTGCACTCGAACAAAGTCATTCATCGCGACATCAAGGGGCAGAATGTGCTCCTCACCGACAATGCCGAGGTGAAGCTGGTGGATTTTGGTGTGTCCGCTCAGCTGGATCGCACGATAGGCCGGCGCAACACATTCATCG GTACTCCCTACTGGATGGCCCCCGAGGTCATTGCCTGCGACGAGAATCCCGACGCCACGTACGACAATCGCTCCGATCTGTGGTCGCTGGGCATCACCGCCCTGGAGATGGCTGAGTCACAGCCCCCGCTCTGCGATCTGCATCCGATGCGCGCCCTCTTCCTGATTCCGCGCAACTCGCCACCCAGACTCAAATCGAAGAAGTGGTCCAAGAAGTTTCACGGCTTTATTGACACGGTGCTAG TTAAGGACTATCACCAGCGGCCTTACACCGAGAACCTGCTGAAGCACGGCTTCATCAAGGACCAGCCCACAGATCGCCAGGTGCGCATCCAGCTGAAGGACCACATCGATCGCTGCAAGAAGCGcaagcaggagaaggagcgcGAGGACTATCGCTACTCGGGCTccgacaacgacgacgacgaacCGCAGCTGGCCGGTGAGCACAGCTCCATTGTCCAGGCACCAGGCGGCGATACGTTGCGCCGCAACTTCCAGCAGATCCAGGAGGGTCGCCTGGCcgccgagcagcagcagcagcatcacctGATGGCCCAGGCGCAGGCCCAGGCGGCTGCCGCCCATGCCGCTGCCCAGGCACAGGCGcaactccagcagcagcaacagcaggctgcggcggcggcagcagcggcggcccATGCAGCACAACAGGCTCAGCAGGCCGcccagcagcaggcgcaggcCCAGCAGCCCCAGGCCAATCGGCAGCCAAAACCGCCATCG cgCCAGCAGGTTGAGGAGCCGGGTCCGCCGGCACGGCCGCCACAGCGCCTGATCGTGGTGCCGGATCCGCCGCACGCCAATCGGCCATTGCCACCGACCCCCAAGTGCGGCGAGCCGGCGGGACAGacgccgcagcaacagcagcgcaaCTCGCAGAATAACTTCAAGCCATCG ttaCCACCAAGGAGACCTGAG GATCATTTGGATGTGTTAGCAGCACAATTAAGTGAATTGGGCGTGGTCTTCTCCCAACAGCCACAGCCGCAGACGGCCGCCGGTGGCCAGGGATcccagcagcaggcgcagccGGAGGCGCCGCCTCGCAACAATCGCCAGTCAAGCGGTCTATCCTCCTCCGGGGGATCGGCATccggaggcggcggcggctcaTCCAAGCCGGCCGCCGCACTGCCGCAGCAGTCGAACAATCATCTTGGCCAGCCGGTGAATCCACTGGATCCCTTGGACAGCAGCGATTCGGACAGCGAACCGGATGAGCCCAACGATCGGGCCAGGAACGATGGTACTTTACTGGCCAGTGATCCGCCCAAGCCACT GCCCGGCTTGGGACCCGTCTCCGAGGACGCCAGCACGACAACGCCCTTGAGTCACGGCAGCGGTGGACCGCCCAACCGCCCACTGCCCCCCACGCCCGACGACGACGATCAGGCCGGCGATCGGACTTTGATCATGAAGCGC AATcgaggaggcggcggcggcggaggaggcggtggcagCAGCGGCGTGGGCGCCGATGGTACTGGATTGGGAACTCCTGGGACAAGGACCAGCAGTGTCCTGCCGGATCTACTCAGCCAGGCGTCGCCGGCAACGCCACCGCGCCATGATAAATCATCCAGTGAGGAG TATCAAGCGGCCATTAGCTCATCCGTGCATTCCACGCCATCGAAATCGTTTATCGCCAGCAGCGgaagcggcggcggcggtctCGGTTTGGGGGGCGGTACCGTTGTGGGCGGCGTGATTATCAGCAGCAATCACTCGCCCCAATCGACGATATCGCTCGCCTCCTCGTCCTCGAATTCGCGCCAGAATTCGCCCAAGAATTCGATCAGCAAGACGCGCTCCTCCAGCAGTATTACTAATCTCTTGCACAAATCTGCTTCTTCCTCCTCCGCGAACCTGCACCACCTGACGCCCTGCTCCTCGACGTCCTCGGCCTCGATCTCCAATCCGCTGCCACCGCACGCCTACGCCCTGCAACAGAAGCAGCGCAGTTTCCTGACCTTCGGCTTCGGGGCCGGCGGCTCTGGTCCCTCGCGACGGGAGTCGCACGTCAATGTCAATGTAACGCCCACCTCCCACGAGGCGGCCAACGATACGCCCGAGATCCGTAAGTATAAGAAGCGCTTCAACTCGGAGATCCTGTGCGCAGCGCTGTGGGGCGTCAACCTGCTGATTGGAACGGAGAATGGCTTAATGCTGCTAGATCGATCCGGTCAGGGCAAG GTGTACCAGCTCATCTCGCGACGCCGTTTCCAGCAAATGGAGGTGCTAGAGGGCCAGAACATATTGGTCACCATATCCGGCAAGAAGAACCGAGTGCGCGTCTACTACTTGTCCTGGCTAAAGTCAAAGATCTTGCGCACCGACGGACTCTCCGAT CAAGTGGAGCGTCGGAACGGTTGGATAAACGTGGGTGATCTGCAAGGTGCTGTACATTTTAAGATTGTCAAATACGAGAGGATTAAGTTCCTAGTGATTGCATTAAAAGACTctattgaaatttatgcatgGGCTCCCAAACCATATCacaaatttatggcatttaaG AATTTTGGTGAACTGGAACATCGCCCGCTTTTGGTCGATCTCACCATTGAGGATCAGTCGAGACTGAAGGTGATCTATGGCTCCGCCGAGGGTTTCCATGCGGTTGATTTAGACTCAGCTGAAGTATACGATATCTATCTTCCCAAGCAT ACTCAGGGTGCAATCATTCCGCATTGTATTGTGGCGCTTCCCAACTCAAATGGCATGCAATTGCTGCTTTGCTACGACAATGAGGGCGTCTATGTGAACACAGTGGGCCGGGTTTCCAAGAACATTGTACTGCAG TGGGGCGAGATGCCCACCTCGGTGGCCTACATTGGCACTGGACAAATCATGGGCTGGGGCAATAAAGCAATAGAG ATACGTTCCGTCGAGAGCGGCCATTTGGATGGTGTGTTCATGCACAAAAAGGCGCAGCGCTTGAAATTCCTTTGCGAGCGAAACGACAAAGTATTCTTCAGCAGTGCCAAAGGTGCTTCATCGTGTCAAATCTACTTTATGACGCTCAACAAGCCGGGCATGGCCAATTGGTAA
- the LOC120450606 gene encoding serine/threonine-protein kinase mig-15 isoform X8 gives MAHQQQQQLAPSVNCSLDDIDLTALKDPAGIFELIEVVGNGTYGQVYKGRHTKTGQLAAIKVMDVTEDEEEEIKLEINVLKKYSNHRNIATYYGAFIKKSPPGKDDQLWLVMEYCGAGSVTDLVKSTKGQSLKEEWIAYICREILRGLSYLHSNKVIHRDIKGQNVLLTDNAEVKLVDFGVSAQLDRTIGRRNTFIGTPYWMAPEVIACDENPDATYDNRSDLWSLGITALEMAESQPPLCDLHPMRALFLIPRNSPPRLKSKKWSKKFHGFIDTVLVKDYHQRPYTENLLKHGFIKDQPTDRQVRIQLKDHIDRCKKRKQEKEREDYRYSGSDNDDDEPQLAGEHSSIVQAPGGDTLRRNFQQIQEGRLAAEQQQQHHLMAQAQAQAAAAHAAAQAQAQLQQQQQQAAAAAAAAAHAAQQAQQAAQQQAQAQQPQANRQPKPPSRQQVEEPGPPARPPQRLIVVPDPPHANRPLPPTPKCGEPAGQTPQQQQRNSQNNFKPSLPPRRPEPQPQTAAGGQGSQQQAQPEAPPRNNRQSSGLSSSGGSASGGGGGSSKPAAALPQQSNNHLGQPVNPLDPLDSSDSDSEPDEPNDRARNDGTLLASDPPKPLPGLGPVSEDASTTTPLSHGSGGPPNRPLPPTPDDDDQAGDRTLIMKRNRGGGGGGGGGGSSGVGADGTGLGTPGTRTSSVLPDLLSQASPATPPRHDKSSSEEYQAAISSSVHSTPSKSFIASSGSGGGGLGLGGGTVVGGVIISSNHSPQSTISLASSSSNSRQNSPKNSISKTRSSSSITNLLHKSASSSSANLHHLTPCSSTSSASISNPLPPHAYALQQKQRSFLTFGFGAGGSGPSRRESHVNVNVTPTSHEAANDTPEIRKYKKRFNSEILCAALWGVNLLIGTENGLMLLDRSGQGKVYQLISRRRFQQMEVLEGQNILVTISGKKNRVRVYYLSWLKSKILRTDGLSDQVERRNGWINVGDLQGAVHFKIVKYERIKFLVIALKDSIEIYAWAPKPYHKFMAFKNFGELEHRPLLVDLTIEDQSRLKVIYGSAEGFHAVDLDSAEVYDIYLPKHTQGAIIPHCIVALPNSNGMQLLLCYDNEGVYVNTVGRVSKNIVLQWGEMPTSVAYIGTGQIMGWGNKAIEIRSVESGHLDGVFMHKKAQRLKFLCERNDKVFFSSAKGASSCQIYFMTLNKPGMANW, from the exons ATGgcgcaccagcagcaacaacaactggctCCATCGGTCAACTGTTCACTGGACGATATCGATCTGACGGCCCTAAAA GATCCAGCTGGCATCTTTGAACTCATCGAAGTTGTGGGCAATGGCACCTACGGTCAGGTCTACAAG GGCCGTCACACGAAGACTGGTCAATTGGCTGCCATAAAGGTGATGGACGTCACCGAGGACGAAGAGGAGGAGATCAAGCTGGAGATTAATGTGCTAAAGAAATACTCGAATCACCGCAACATTGCCACCTACTACGGTGCCTTTATTAAGAAGTCACCGCCTGGGAAGGACGATCAGCTATGGCTGGTGATGGAGTACTGTGGTGCTGGATCGGTGACGGATCTGGTCAAGTCCACCAAGGGTCAGAGCCTGAAGGAGGAGTGGATCGCGTACATCTGCCGCGAGATCCTGCGGGGCCTGAGCTACCTGCACTCGAACAAAGTCATTCATCGCGACATCAAGGGGCAGAATGTGCTCCTCACCGACAATGCCGAGGTGAAGCTGGTGGATTTTGGTGTGTCCGCTCAGCTGGATCGCACGATAGGCCGGCGCAACACATTCATCG GTACTCCCTACTGGATGGCCCCCGAGGTCATTGCCTGCGACGAGAATCCCGACGCCACGTACGACAATCGCTCCGATCTGTGGTCGCTGGGCATCACCGCCCTGGAGATGGCTGAGTCACAGCCCCCGCTCTGCGATCTGCATCCGATGCGCGCCCTCTTCCTGATTCCGCGCAACTCGCCACCCAGACTCAAATCGAAGAAGTGGTCCAAGAAGTTTCACGGCTTTATTGACACGGTGCTAG TTAAGGACTATCACCAGCGGCCTTACACCGAGAACCTGCTGAAGCACGGCTTCATCAAGGACCAGCCCACAGATCGCCAGGTGCGCATCCAGCTGAAGGACCACATCGATCGCTGCAAGAAGCGcaagcaggagaaggagcgcGAGGACTATCGCTACTCGGGCTccgacaacgacgacgacgaacCGCAGCTGGCCGGTGAGCACAGCTCCATTGTCCAGGCACCAGGCGGCGATACGTTGCGCCGCAACTTCCAGCAGATCCAGGAGGGTCGCCTGGCcgccgagcagcagcagcagcatcacctGATGGCCCAGGCGCAGGCCCAGGCGGCTGCCGCCCATGCCGCTGCCCAGGCACAGGCGcaactccagcagcagcaacagcaggctgcggcggcggcagcagcggcggcccATGCAGCACAACAGGCTCAGCAGGCCGcccagcagcaggcgcaggcCCAGCAGCCCCAGGCCAATCGGCAGCCAAAACCGCCATCG cgCCAGCAGGTTGAGGAGCCGGGTCCGCCGGCACGGCCGCCACAGCGCCTGATCGTGGTGCCGGATCCGCCGCACGCCAATCGGCCATTGCCACCGACCCCCAAGTGCGGCGAGCCGGCGGGACAGacgccgcagcaacagcagcgcaaCTCGCAGAATAACTTCAAGCCATCG ttaCCACCAAGGAGACCTGAG CCACAGCCGCAGACGGCCGCCGGTGGCCAGGGATcccagcagcaggcgcagccGGAGGCGCCGCCTCGCAACAATCGCCAGTCAAGCGGTCTATCCTCCTCCGGGGGATCGGCATccggaggcggcggcggctcaTCCAAGCCGGCCGCCGCACTGCCGCAGCAGTCGAACAATCATCTTGGCCAGCCGGTGAATCCACTGGATCCCTTGGACAGCAGCGATTCGGACAGCGAACCGGATGAGCCCAACGATCGGGCCAGGAACGATGGTACTTTACTGGCCAGTGATCCGCCCAAGCCACT GCCCGGCTTGGGACCCGTCTCCGAGGACGCCAGCACGACAACGCCCTTGAGTCACGGCAGCGGTGGACCGCCCAACCGCCCACTGCCCCCCACGCCCGACGACGACGATCAGGCCGGCGATCGGACTTTGATCATGAAGCGC AATcgaggaggcggcggcggcggaggaggcggtggcagCAGCGGCGTGGGCGCCGATGGTACTGGATTGGGAACTCCTGGGACAAGGACCAGCAGTGTCCTGCCGGATCTACTCAGCCAGGCGTCGCCGGCAACGCCACCGCGCCATGATAAATCATCCAGTGAGGAG TATCAAGCGGCCATTAGCTCATCCGTGCATTCCACGCCATCGAAATCGTTTATCGCCAGCAGCGgaagcggcggcggcggtctCGGTTTGGGGGGCGGTACCGTTGTGGGCGGCGTGATTATCAGCAGCAATCACTCGCCCCAATCGACGATATCGCTCGCCTCCTCGTCCTCGAATTCGCGCCAGAATTCGCCCAAGAATTCGATCAGCAAGACGCGCTCCTCCAGCAGTATTACTAATCTCTTGCACAAATCTGCTTCTTCCTCCTCCGCGAACCTGCACCACCTGACGCCCTGCTCCTCGACGTCCTCGGCCTCGATCTCCAATCCGCTGCCACCGCACGCCTACGCCCTGCAACAGAAGCAGCGCAGTTTCCTGACCTTCGGCTTCGGGGCCGGCGGCTCTGGTCCCTCGCGACGGGAGTCGCACGTCAATGTCAATGTAACGCCCACCTCCCACGAGGCGGCCAACGATACGCCCGAGATCCGTAAGTATAAGAAGCGCTTCAACTCGGAGATCCTGTGCGCAGCGCTGTGGGGCGTCAACCTGCTGATTGGAACGGAGAATGGCTTAATGCTGCTAGATCGATCCGGTCAGGGCAAG GTGTACCAGCTCATCTCGCGACGCCGTTTCCAGCAAATGGAGGTGCTAGAGGGCCAGAACATATTGGTCACCATATCCGGCAAGAAGAACCGAGTGCGCGTCTACTACTTGTCCTGGCTAAAGTCAAAGATCTTGCGCACCGACGGACTCTCCGAT CAAGTGGAGCGTCGGAACGGTTGGATAAACGTGGGTGATCTGCAAGGTGCTGTACATTTTAAGATTGTCAAATACGAGAGGATTAAGTTCCTAGTGATTGCATTAAAAGACTctattgaaatttatgcatgGGCTCCCAAACCATATCacaaatttatggcatttaaG AATTTTGGTGAACTGGAACATCGCCCGCTTTTGGTCGATCTCACCATTGAGGATCAGTCGAGACTGAAGGTGATCTATGGCTCCGCCGAGGGTTTCCATGCGGTTGATTTAGACTCAGCTGAAGTATACGATATCTATCTTCCCAAGCAT ACTCAGGGTGCAATCATTCCGCATTGTATTGTGGCGCTTCCCAACTCAAATGGCATGCAATTGCTGCTTTGCTACGACAATGAGGGCGTCTATGTGAACACAGTGGGCCGGGTTTCCAAGAACATTGTACTGCAG TGGGGCGAGATGCCCACCTCGGTGGCCTACATTGGCACTGGACAAATCATGGGCTGGGGCAATAAAGCAATAGAG ATACGTTCCGTCGAGAGCGGCCATTTGGATGGTGTGTTCATGCACAAAAAGGCGCAGCGCTTGAAATTCCTTTGCGAGCGAAACGACAAAGTATTCTTCAGCAGTGCCAAAGGTGCTTCATCGTGTCAAATCTACTTTATGACGCTCAACAAGCCGGGCATGGCCAATTGGTAA